One Candidatus Neomarinimicrobiota bacterium DNA window includes the following coding sequences:
- the rpsO gene encoding 30S ribosomal protein S15, protein MGLTKEEKSNIVSEFGTGEKNTGSTEVQIALLTRRIANLTEHLKQHKHDHHTRRGLVMMVGKRRRLLNYLEIKHLEKYRDLIKTLNLRR, encoded by the coding sequence ATGGGCTTGACTAAGGAAGAGAAATCAAACATAGTCAGCGAATTTGGAACAGGTGAAAAGAACACCGGTTCGACCGAAGTCCAAATCGCATTATTAACAAGAAGAATTGCAAACTTAACCGAGCACCTAAAACAACATAAACATGATCACCACACAAGAAGAGGATTGGTCATGATGGTCGGTAAAAGAAGAAGGCTTCTAAACTATCTGGAAATTAAACATCTTGAAAAGTATCGTGATTTGATAAAAACGTTGAATCTGAGAAGGTAA